ATGGAGAAAGGACATTCTAACTGCAACCTTTCGAAGCCTTTGGTCTGGCACAACAGGTAGTAGGCGACACTGTTCGTGTTGTCAACATGACCAACAAGTGTCTCCTCCAAATTGCTCTCCTGTTGTGCTTCTCCACTACAGCTCTTTCCATGAGCTACAACTTGCTTGGATTCCTACAAAGAAGCAGCAATATTCAGTGTCAGAAGCTCCTGTGGCAATTGAATGGGAGGCTTGAATATTGCCTCAAGGACAGGATGAACTTTGACATCCCTGAGGAGATTAAGCAGCTGCAGCAGTTCCAGAAGGAGGACGCCGCATTGACCATCTATGAGATGCTCCAGAACATCTTTGCTATTTTCAGACAAGATTCATCTAGCACTGGCTGGAATGAGACTATTGTTAAGAACCTCCTGGCTAATGTCTATCATCAGATAAACCATCTGAAGACAGTCCTGGAAGAAAAACCGGAGAAAGAAGATTTCACCAGGGGAAAATTCATGAGCAGTCTGCACCTGAAAAGATATTATGGGAGAATTCTGCATTACCTGAAGGCCAAGGAGTACAGTCACTGTGCCTGGACCATAGTCAGAGTGGAAATCCTAAGGAACTTTTACTTCATTAACAGACTTGCAGGTTACCTCCGAAACTGAAGATCTCCTAGCCTGTGCCTCTGGGACTGGACAATTACTTCAAGCATTCTTCAACCAGCAGATGCTGTTTAAGTGACTGATGGCTAATGTACCGCATATGAAAGGACActagaagattttaaaatttttattaaattatgagttatttttatttatttaaattttattttggaaaataaattatttttgatgcaAAAGTCAACATGGCAGTTTTAATTACGATTTGATTTATATAACCATCCATATTATAAAATTGCCGAGTACCTATtagttgttctttttaaaatatacctgcAAAGTAGTATACTTTCTGGCCCCTGCCTTTAAGGAATTTAAAATTCAAGAAAGCCATGTGGAATATATAAGGTAAGAGACAATAAGGGGACCTGAACCTTATGGGGGAATAAATATGGCATGAACTGCTGTGGgattaaaagagaaaaggcaaGCTGGAGGGTCTGGAACTAAACCTGGGGTTCCCATTTCTCCTACTGTGTGCTCCAGATTCTCCCATCATAAAGTTAGAATTGAGCTGGCCATCAGGAATAGCCAGAGGAATATGTCAGCTTTTGTGTTCTCCCTAACCTTCCCATGTTATTTGGGGGATACTTTGCTcctggaaagatttttaaataattatgtgcCCCCCACCATCCCTGCAAGCTTAAGGGTGAGAAGTCCCATTTACTTCCATGACACTATTAAGCAGCAATCTCTTTATTCTGCTCATCATGGGAGAGCCAAGATGTGTGGGTATCTTAGGGGAGCTGTGGGTCCCTGTCTGCTGGCATGGCACAGGCATCAGAGGAAGAAGAACCTTTTTATACCCTAGCCATCTGGTTAGTTTTCTCCCtagtttttcaaaaaactaagcCTGCTTCCAGTCTCCACTGCCTTGTTCATACAGAATTCCAGGAATGTCCTGTCCAGTTTTCTGTTGCTCTGCATTGCAGACGCCACATAGTCCCTAAAGCCAAATGAAAGAGGCGCAGCAGTTTAAGTCCAGTTTCAAACCAAGCAAAAAGCCAGGAAACATAGTAGAAAGGGAAGTTTAGGTGGGATAGAGAGGGCATTAATTTTTCTCAGGGCTTACACTGGGAAAAAATCAAGCTTTTCTAGGAGCTCTTTGGGCACCTGGTCAGCATGGACTGACTGGTTAGGTTTTTGTCTTTGTACCAAAACTTGGGAACTTGGGTTATAATGGCTATTACTGCCATTAGCAGTTGCTGTTTACTGAGAAATTCTAATGAAATAGGCACTGTGCTGAGATCCCATATAGATAATCGGATTTAATCTTCTCCACAAGCACCCCTCAGGTAGGCACAAATacattattgccattttacaggAGAGGAAACTAAATCTCAAAGAAATTTAGTAACTGCCCATGGTCACATAATGATTTCATTCAGTCTCTAGTGaatggagattttaaaaagaagttcaaAGAGAAGCATCATAAAAGTCTTTATTTGTATCTAGGCATTTTTTCCTAGAGCAGTAAAGAAATCTGAGTTCCTTTTAAAAAAAGCGGCTTTCAGGAGAAGTAATCTGTTCATTAAGAGTTCCAGAGAAGCTACTATTGTGTAGACAATGAACTCAGGGCTCCCCCTTCCAGTTCAAAGTGGGTAACACACACACGGGCTATGCAAACAAGAAATGTCATCATGGGGGGCCTGCTGCCATTGACTCAAACCAGTCAAGCCCCCCTCAAGCTTCATCCTTCCTCCAGCTCTCCACCCCTGCTCTGCCAAAAGCCCTTCTGTAGCCGAACTCCCCTTTTTCCTGGAGTCAAGGACAAGATCAGCAAGTAGCAATGCAGAGTCCAGGCAGTGTCTAGAGCAGCCAAGAGGAAGCTAAAGAAATCTCTCTCAGCAATGGGGCCCTATCGTCCACTGCTTTCTCTGGGCTGAACTGCTAAACTGGCCCAGAAACTGGCAAGTTCTTGAAAAGACCTGCTCTACCTCCATGCTGGGGCAAGAATGACAGGAGAGAGGCCACTTCTGCAGAATTAGAAATACTGTATCACAGCTTAGCATGTCAGCCCATCCAGAATGCCAAAAATAAGTCCATAACCAGTAGAAGATAAgtaacaattaaaattaattccaaTAAAAATGAAGGCAACTAGCCCAAAGGTGCACATTTGCATGTGCTGAACCGATGACTAGGCATGaggaataaagtaaaataataatattactttGGCTGGCACCAGAATAAGGTCTTAAGGAAAACACTCTTTGTTTAGAAAAATATCTAATGAGTCTGTAGAAAAATATCTAATGAGGCTTCACTCAATATCTAGTGAGATCTTGAGGTTATGGGTGTGGCAACAGAAAAGACACTAAAATACCAATAGCATGTTTTGTGTGTCAGCTTTTAAGGAGAAAGGAGACAGACAGAAATCCCCCAAAGCTCTGGAACTGTGACACTACGTGGAAAAAGTCAGACAATGAAActtttgctggtgggaatgaaaaaagAACTTTTCCAAACAGCGTAGCTCACGTGCAGCATGAAATTGTGTGCGCCGATGTATTGAAACTCTGTCCGCCATCATCTCCAAAACTTCAATAAAAATGGCTACCACAAAAAGTCCTTATGTGCGTAAAACCTCTGTGTACAAATCACAGAAAGTGCCCGGTCTCATGTTTGAACAAACATGGGGTGGCCAGATCTTCATAGATGAACCAAATTAGAAGAAACAGAAGgcaaaacaatgacaacagaGCCACCTTCCCCCTTCCCATATCACACCTTAGGAATCCACAAAGCTGGATTAGGAGATGGAGCTGTCTTATCTAGCTCTTGAACAGTAAGAAGGCGCTGGTGAACATCTGGGttacatacaaatatatgaattttgcTTAAATATATGAACATGCAGATGCAGGGCAATATCAGCACACATTTGTATAGTCTTTTTTGCAGTCAACAAAGGTGTTATTTAGGCATTTTAGGTGGCATTAAACACGTTCAAGTATTCAGATAACATCTGATCAGGAACTTATTCATAAAATactcttaagaaaatgaaaagaacatgccacagactgggagaaagtaTTCGCAAATCACATATATGATAGAAGACTCATctccagaatatattttttaaaatctctgaaaACTCAATAATAACAAAACCActagtaaaacaataaaatacataataaataaaataataaaaatggataaTATATTGGAACAGATGCTTCatcaaagaagacatgcaaatagcAAATTAGTATATTAACATGGTAAAATCTTTCTCAAGGATTGCTGGTGGTGCAGGTCAGATAATGAATGTGAAATGATTTGATCCCAGGGGAGCCCTTTCCATCATGAGGACCTGCCATAGCTTCTGTCCTTTCTGAGCAAAGTTCACCAGCCCTCTTGGCCAAGCTCTATTTCTGATGCATGAGAGGTCTGCCAAGCACAGACTGTGGGGGCCCTCATCAACATGGATTTCTTCTTGACGGGTTTGGCTGTGGGAAACACAGAGAGAGCTAGCATCTGGTAATAGAGTCAGAAGATGAATGTCACCCAGAGCCATACCTTGTTGACTGCAGACATTTTCTCTAAACACATTGCACTGGTGCTTGCTGAGCCTAAAAAATGAACTGTTTTATGAATCCTTTTGTTCTCAACATTAATTGTTGCTTTTTAAACATTAGTTTAATTGCCTAAAATTTACTAGGATAGTTTAAGACAAACTCAAAAATTGGACTAGTAGTGCCAGCACAAAATTATACTCTCCTAATTTAGTAGGATCCACTTAACCACTTAACTCGTTAATTGACCTGATGGAGAGTACTCCAAAAACATGTTCACATCATAGTTATCACCAAATCAGACAATTATGTTTCAGTTGTTATTCTGTTTTGACATTCATGTAGAGGGTGTTCCTAGAAAACCTATAACGCATTATTCAAATTATATCCCCCAACAATTAGCCTacgaatttaaaaaaaaaacagagcccaCTTCAAAAGACTCTCTTAAGAGGATTAAAAGACATGTCACAGACTGAGAGCATATATTTGCAAGTCACCTCTCTGATAAAGAAGTTGTATTGATATGTAAAGAATTCTCAAGATTCAGtgataagaaagcaaataacCCAATAAAAGACAGACAGAAGATTTCAACACATATTTCAGGAAAGAAGGTACAGAGATGGCAAACAAGACAGGAAAACACCAATATCGTTAACCTTTAATgtaatgcaaattaaacaacaaTAAGACACTGCTACATACTTATTAGAATGGCTGAAGTTAAAAGGACTCACCATATCAAGgattggcaaagatgtggagcaactagAACTTTCAAAAAATGGTCCAATGACTTTGGAAAACcatttttgcagtttttaaaaaaggtaatcATATACCTACCACATGATCCAACCAGTCGACTCCCTAGTACTtatccaagagaaaagaaaggattctgtgtataaacattcatatacacagacttgtatatgaatgtttgTGGGAGCTTTGTTTGTCCATCACAAATGGATGATTAAAGAAattgtagtatatccatacaatggaacattattcaacaataaaaaggaatgaatcattgatacacacaacaacatggatgaatctccaaaaaaattatgctgaatacaaaagggccaggcacagtggctatgcctgtaatcccagcactttggaaggctgaggcaggcagatcccctgaggtcaggagttccagaccagcctggacaacatggtgaaaccccatctctgtaaaaatacaaaaattagagggcAGGATAGCGattgcctgtaatccgagctattcgggaggccaaggcgggagagtcacttgaacccaggaggcgaaggttgtagtgagcggagattgtaccaatgcactccagcctgggtgacagggcgagactccatctcaaaaaaaaaaagaaaagaaaatagaccaaaaaggaataaattttgtATTGGCCTATTTCTATAAAACTCTAGAAAGGAAAATTAATCTataatgacagaaagcagattagtggttacctgggggtgggggcagtagTACTGAGGAGTGAGATGGAGTGAGAGATTACAAAGCAACACAAAGAAACTTTTGAGAGCACAAGGACATTTTCACTATCTTGACTGTGTTGATGGTTTCAGGGGTGTATATACATGTTAAAACTTATCACAGTGTccactttaaatatgtacactttATTACATGTCATTGTACTTCATTGaaacctctcaaaaaataaaaaagcataaatttactgaaaaataaagaaaatggagccAAAGCATCTTGTTGTGTTCCCTTGTTAAACTCAACATACATTGTTTGATGTCTTAAGATCTCTTTCATAAGACTCCAAGATGAGATTAAATCAACAGgctcttagaaataaaaaattatcttacaGTCTAAGTTCACTGTCAGTTAGAGGTTAGATTGTTAAAAGTTTTTACTTATGGCACATTTGCAATACTCCATATTTTAAATGATAGTCCAAGAAGTGGATCACGATCCCTGCGTGCTAAAACTATGGGGGAAAAAGCCAAGAGCACTTCACACATTGCATATCTGCACCAAGTGCAATACAAGTTACATATTACAAATTCCAGTGCTTAAGGAAATGATTTTTCCCATTTTcatattgtggcaaaatatacataaaatatagcaTTTAAACCCTTTTTAAGTTACATTTTAAGTTCTGtaacattaagtacattcatattgtcgtgcaaccatcaccactattcatctccagaactctttcatctttttcatttgCAACTCTGAAGCCATTAAACACCAACTCTTCATTTGTCCTTCTccaagcccctggtaaccaccattctactttctgtctctatgaatttgactactcttgGTACCTCATATGactaattatataaattttgtcCTTTCATGACTGTCTTATTCTTCTTAGTATAAtataatgtcttcaagtttcatctatgttgttgcatgtttctgaatttctttctgttttaaggctgtgtgtgtttgtgtgtgtgtaccacattGAGTTTATTCATTGGTCCATTGATGCATACTTAGTGTGCTTCctttttttggctattgtgaataatgctgctatgaatatgggtatacaaatatctattcatgtcccAGCTTTTACTTCTTGGGCTATATACCCAGATATAAAATTGCTGAATCATGCAGTAATTCCATATTTAATTTCATGAGAAATCATCAAGGCAACTATTTTTAACTTGTGTCTTCataatggaaatatttgcaatgatAGTACAATGCAAACACAACAATAACAGCTACATTTCTTAAGGACTTACTTTCTGCAAGGGATCTGCTGAGGATGaactagctagctagctagctagctcgATAGATGATAGTTAGAgagatggatggacggatggatagatagatagatagatagatagatagatagatagaccaTCTTATTTAATTATCCAGAGAACATCTATGAGGTAAGTATTGTTCTCTCCTTTTTAtacataagaaaactgaggctcagtaaggttaagtaacttgaccaaaTCCACAGTAGGTAAAGAACAGAGACATATTTGGAACCAGGGACTATACTCTTAACTACCTGTAATCATCTACTACCACCCAAAATGCTATTTTTACCCAACTACATAGCACAAATATTGCAATTTAGAGAAGGAACAAGAAGCTCTACTGCCCGGCAGCTCATGCACAGCACAACTCCTGGATTTGCTCCAAGTGGGTGCACTAACGTCCAGTGGCCTGTGGGGATCTTTTGCAGAAAGGGCTGCTGTCCTCACTCAAGCAGTTGGTCTCCTTCCATCCCCATTCAGAAgggaactctctctctcttcctttttctaaagAGAATAGCAGGAAATTCCCATTTGCTCCTTTGCCAGACTCCACagagaatattttctccaaagGTTTTTGTAAGCAACTGTCTGAATCATGAGTCATCGTTTTTCCCTTGGCAAGGCTGCATTTCCTTCTCTTGAGCACTACATTTTTATCCATGTACTAGCAAGACAGCCCTGTGTGCAGTTTCCCTCTCAAGTCTGACACAAGCTGATTTTGTTATCTCATAGGAATGCT
This portion of the Pan troglodytes isolate AG18354 chromosome 11, NHGRI_mPanTro3-v2.0_pri, whole genome shotgun sequence genome encodes:
- the IFNB1 gene encoding interferon beta, translating into MTNKCLLQIALLLCFSTTALSMSYNLLGFLQRSSNIQCQKLLWQLNGRLEYCLKDRMNFDIPEEIKQLQQFQKEDAALTIYEMLQNIFAIFRQDSSSTGWNETIVKNLLANVYHQINHLKTVLEEKPEKEDFTRGKFMSSLHLKRYYGRILHYLKAKEYSHCAWTIVRVEILRNFYFINRLAGYLRN